CAGTACGCCCTCCTCGCCAACCGCGTCGTGAACGCCGTCGACCAGCACGAATCCCGCACGAGTTACCGCGAGATATTCGAGAAAGCCGCCGACGGCATCTTCCTCCACGACCCGGAGACCGGACGCATCAACGACGTGAACCCGAAGGCCGCAAAGATGCTCGGCTACGAGCGCGAGGAACTCACCGCGATGGACGTCGGTGAGTTCAGCGCCGACAGCCCCGAGTTCTCCCAAGACGAAGCGAGAGACCGCGTCCGCGCTGCCGTCGAGGAGGGACCACAGACCTTCGAGTGGCTGTTCGAGTCGAAAGACGGCGAGGAGTTCTGGATAGAGGTCCACCTGAAACGCGCCGACATCGACGGGCGCGCGCAAGTCATCGCGATGACCCGCGACGTCAGCGAACGCAAGGAGCGCGCGCGACGCCTCCAGAGCCAGAAGGAGAAAGTGGAAGCCCTCCACCGGGTCGCGACCGACATCGAAGCCAGCGAGGACCGGTCCGACGTCTACGACCTCGTGCTCGCCGCCGCCGAAGACATCCTCGACTACGACCGCGGCATCGTCGACACCGTCGACGGCGACCGCCTCGTCCCCGTCGCAATCCCCGAGGGCGTCCCGGAAGCCGAGTACCACGAATCCATCCCGGTCGACGCCGACGACAGCCTCGCGGCGCGCGCCTACCGGACCGGCGACGCCATCGTCGTCGACGACGTCTCGTCGGTCGACGTCGCGCCCGCCGACCCGACGTACCGGTCGGCGCTCACCGTCCCGATTACCGGCTACGGCGTGTTCCAGGCCGTCGCGAGGGAGCGCGGCGCGTTCGGCGAGACCGACCGCGAACTCACCGAACTCGTCGCGACACACGCCCGCGAGACGCTCACGCGACTCGAACGCGAGGCCGAACTCCGAGAGTACGCCGCCGAACTCGAACGCCAGAACGAGCGCTTAGACGAGTTCGCGAGCATCGTCAGCCACGACCTCCGCGGCCCCCTGAACGTCGCCAGCGGCCGCGTCGCTCTCGAACGCGACGCACGCGACAGCGACGACCTCGACATCGCGGTCGACGCGCTCGACCGCATGGACCGAATCGTCGACCGCACGCTCACGCTCGCCCGCGACGGCCGAGCGGCCGGCGACACCGACCGCGTCGCCCTCGAAGCGACCGCGCGGCGCTCGTGGAGCGTCCTCGACACGGACGGCGCGACCCTCGACGTCGTCGGTGATGCCGCCATCGACGCCGACCCCGAGCGACTTCAGCACCTCTTCGAGAACCTCTTCCGAAACTCAGTCGAACACGGGTCGACTAACGGCGAGAGCGTGACGGTGACGGTCGGCGCGACCGACGACGGCTTTTTCGTCGCCGACGACGGCCCCGGCATCCCCGCCGAGGAACGCGACACCGTCTTCGACCGCGGTCACACCACCGACGAGGACGGCACCGGCATCGGCCTCGCCATCGTCGAGGAGATTGCCGACGCCCACGACTGG
The nucleotide sequence above comes from Halobacterium litoreum. Encoded proteins:
- a CDS encoding PAS domain S-box protein, giving the protein MPSVIRVLHVEDDPGFADLAATFLEREDDRLDVATEHRPEDALDRLEDEQFACVVSDYDLPGRDGIEFLEAVREDYPDLPFVLFTGKGSEEVASDAISAGATDYLQKETGTEQYALLANRVVNAVDQHESRTSYREIFEKAADGIFLHDPETGRINDVNPKAAKMLGYEREELTAMDVGEFSADSPEFSQDEARDRVRAAVEEGPQTFEWLFESKDGEEFWIEVHLKRADIDGRAQVIAMTRDVSERKERARRLQSQKEKVEALHRVATDIEASEDRSDVYDLVLAAAEDILDYDRGIVDTVDGDRLVPVAIPEGVPEAEYHESIPVDADDSLAARAYRTGDAIVVDDVSSVDVAPADPTYRSALTVPITGYGVFQAVARERGAFGETDRELTELVATHARETLTRLEREAELREYAAELERQNERLDEFASIVSHDLRGPLNVASGRVALERDARDSDDLDIAVDALDRMDRIVDRTLTLARDGRAAGDTDRVALEATARRSWSVLDTDGATLDVVGDAAIDADPERLQHLFENLFRNSVEHGSTNGESVTVTVGATDDGFFVADDGPGIPAEERDTVFDRGHTTDEDGTGIGLAIVEEIADAHDWNVTISESDSGGARFDVTGLCDE